The following proteins come from a genomic window of Larimichthys crocea isolate SSNF chromosome III, L_crocea_2.0, whole genome shotgun sequence:
- the angpt2a gene encoding angiopoietin-2a encodes MKLLNVDLLVLSFCLGLGMGYSAAGKRQYQIQNGPCSYTFLLPEQDNCQTQSSNYNYQKDGPVDDESAQRLEQLEITMENNTQWLLKLENYIQDSMKQDLVQIQQTAVHNHTATMIEIGTNLLSQTAEQTRKLTNVEAQVIHHTTRLERRLLENSLSTNKLEKQLIVQTNEINKLNDKNSYLEKKVGDMEEQRQVELKMLQEEKEQLQTLIQRQTAIIGELEQQLLKVSSNNTVLHRQQQDLLETVNNLIHTISVGSARETKPVMMQDTPPTTFIDCAAVFKSGNTQSGVYILTLPNTTTEVKAFCDMETEGGGWTVLQKRFDGHVDFHRTWQEYKKGFGEPSGEFWLGNEFVSRLTSQQSYKLMIQLSDWEGNSGFSQYDQFSLDSEAQNYRIHLKGYSGTAGKISSIGQPGSDFSTKDADNDKCVCKCSQLTTGGWWFDACGPSNLNGMYYQQGQNSNRFNGIKWYYWKGSGYSLKSTTMMIRPRDFSGSV; translated from the exons ATGAAGTTGCTGAATGTAGACTTACTAGTTTTAAGTTTCTGCCTTGGTCTGGGCATGGGATACAGTGCTGCTGGTAAGAGACAGTATCAGATCCAAAACGGGCCATGTAGCTACACCTTCCTGCTGCCTGAACAGGACAACTGCCAAACCCAGAGCAGCAACTACAACTATCAGAAGGATGGCCCCGTGGACGACGAGTCGGCTCAGAGGCTGGAACAACTGGAGATCACCATGGAGAACAACACACAGTGGCTGCTTAAG CTAGAGAACTACATACAGGACAGCATGAAGCAGGACTTGGTCCAAATCCAACAGACCGCTGTACACAACCACACAGCTACGATGATTGAAATAGGAACAAACCTGCTGAGTCAAACTGCGGAGCAAACAAGGAAACTGACCAACGTGGAGGCACAG gttATTCATCATACAACTCGGCTTGAGCGTCGACTTCTCGAAAATTCTCTGTCAACAAACAAGTTGGAAAAACAACTAATTGtccaaacaaatgaaatcaacaaGCTGAATGACAAAAACAG CTACCTGGAGAAGAAGGTGGGGGATatggaggagcagaggcagGTGGAGCTGAAGATGCTGCAAGAGGAAAAGGAGCAGCTTCAGACTCTAATACAGAGGCAGACAGCCATCATAGGCGAGttggagcagcagctgctcaAAGTCTCCTCCAACAACACTGTACTGCATCGTCAGCAGCAGGACCTGCTGGAGACCGTGAATAACCTCATTCACACCATCTCTGTTGGCTCAGCTCGAG AGACCAAACCTGTCATGATGCAGGACACTCCTCCTACCACATTCATTGACTGCGCTGCTGTCTTCAAGTCAGGAAACACCCAAAGTGGAGTCTATATCCTCACATTACCCAACACTACAACAGAGGTTAAG gCTTTCTGTGACATGGAGACAGAAGGAGGCGGCTGGACAGTACTACAAAAACGCTTTGACGGTCATGTTGACTTTCACCGTACGTGGCAAGAGTACAAAAAG gGGTTTGGAGAACCTTCAGGTGAATTCTGGTTAGGAAATGAATTTGTCTCCAGACTCACGAGTCAACAGTCATACAAACTCATGATCCAGCTGAGCGACTGGGAAGGAAACTCTGGATTCTCACAATATGACCAGTTTTCTCTCGACAGTGAAGCACAAAATTACAG GATACACCTTAAAGGCTACAGTGGAACTGCAGGCAAAATAAGCAGCATTGGGCAGCCAGGAAGTGATTTCAGTACAAAGGATGCAGACAACGACAAATGTGTTTGCAAATGTTCACAACTGACAACAGGGG GTTGGTGGTTTGATGCCTGTGGTCCATCCAATTTGAATGGGATGTATTACCAACAAGGCCAAAACTCAAATCGCTTCAATGGAATCAAGTGGTACTATTGGAAAGGCTCGGGCTACTCACTGAAATCCACTACAATGATGATCAGACCAAGAGATTTCTCAGGTTCCGTTTGA